In one Trichlorobacter lovleyi SZ genomic region, the following are encoded:
- a CDS encoding DUF1634 domain-containing protein — MTTHDPELQAPSPHEPIEITLARLLRIGSLVAAALIAAGIATMLLGREAVATRLITAGLLALLATPIMRVITAGLIFVRQKDWRFACFCLVVICALAAGILLGQAHA; from the coding sequence ATGACGACCCATGACCCAGAGCTGCAGGCTCCCTCACCCCACGAGCCGATTGAGATCACCCTGGCCCGTCTGCTGCGGATCGGTTCGCTGGTTGCCGCGGCGCTGATTGCCGCCGGTATCGCCACCATGCTGCTGGGCAGGGAGGCCGTTGCCACCCGCCTGATTACCGCCGGTCTGCTGGCACTGCTGGCCACGCCGATCATGCGGGTGATTACCGCAGGACTGATCTTTGTGCGGCAAAAGGATTGGCGCTTTGCCTGCTTCTGCCTGGTGGTGATCTGCGCCCTGGCCGCCGGTATCCTGCTGGGACAGGCCCATGCTTAA
- a CDS encoding cyclase family protein: MKRALIVLCVAFLCTACMPQSRITAAPSLWQTYENSLKAAKYVDLTHTITPSIPVWAGFGPSSFSPALNPATGAPYTWSKDGFEATRYELATDQFGTQLDPPAHWNPDYPAIDELPPTFAVRPLVVISIVEQVAQNPGYSLTMADIQNWEARHGRIPEGSVVFVRSDWSKEWPNPALATRQVFPGVSLAALKFLHEQRHILFHGHEPLDTDSTPTLEGEAWLLRNGYTQAEGVAHLDQVPEAGALVTIGFPKFQGGLGGYARYIAICPPDWLYGVSVGQLPESPLPRAAKPLHWDATRGMRVR; this comes from the coding sequence ATGAAACGCGCTCTGATTGTGCTGTGCGTTGCGTTTCTGTGTACGGCATGCATGCCTCAGTCGCGCATTACTGCCGCACCCAGCCTCTGGCAGACCTATGAGAACAGCTTGAAGGCGGCCAAATACGTTGACCTGACCCACACCATCACCCCATCCATCCCGGTCTGGGCAGGGTTCGGCCCCTCCAGCTTCAGCCCTGCACTGAATCCCGCCACCGGCGCCCCCTACACCTGGTCAAAGGACGGGTTCGAGGCCACCCGCTACGAACTCGCTACCGATCAGTTCGGCACCCAGCTTGATCCCCCGGCCCATTGGAACCCTGATTATCCAGCCATCGACGAGCTGCCCCCCACCTTTGCCGTGCGGCCGCTGGTGGTGATCTCCATCGTGGAGCAGGTGGCACAAAATCCAGGCTACAGCCTCACAATGGCGGACATTCAGAACTGGGAGGCCAGGCATGGCCGGATTCCCGAGGGCTCCGTGGTGTTTGTCCGCTCCGACTGGTCAAAGGAGTGGCCCAATCCCGCTCTCGCCACCCGGCAGGTCTTCCCGGGGGTCTCGCTGGCAGCCCTGAAGTTCCTGCATGAGCAACGGCATATCCTGTTCCACGGCCATGAGCCGCTGGACACGGACAGTACACCCACCCTTGAAGGAGAGGCCTGGCTGCTCAGAAACGGCTATACCCAGGCGGAAGGGGTTGCCCATCTCGACCAGGTGCCCGAGGCAGGGGCGCTCGTGACCATCGGATTTCCCAAGTTCCAGGGCGGCCTGGGGGGCTATGCGCGTTATATTGCCATCTGCCCGCCGGACTGGCTGTACGGCGTGTCGGTCGGACAGCTGCCGGAAAGTCCGCTCCCCCGGGCCGCGAAACCGCTACACTGGGATGCAACGCGCGGCATGCGGGTCAGGTGA
- a CDS encoding DUF2461 domain-containing protein has translation MADRFNGFSPLAPAFFEQLAVNNTKAWFENHRDEYQELLLEPLKLLVSELADTMLALDPALITLPAVDKTISRIYRDTRFSHNKSPYKTCLWITFKRYSPDWKTAPCFFFEITADSYRYGMGFYSASRQTMDNLRRLIETKPARFRATVAWLAQQDAFELAGDCYKRPLNAALPPDLQAWHCRKNIYLVCNREVDGLLFSKGLSDELAKGFRQLQPLYELFWQMVQQGG, from the coding sequence ATGGCTGACCGCTTTAACGGATTTTCACCGCTGGCCCCGGCATTTTTTGAGCAGCTGGCTGTCAACAACACCAAGGCCTGGTTTGAGAACCATCGCGACGAATATCAGGAACTGCTGCTGGAACCCCTCAAGTTGCTGGTCTCTGAGCTGGCCGACACCATGCTGGCCCTTGATCCTGCACTGATCACCCTCCCGGCGGTGGATAAAACCATCTCCCGCATCTACCGCGACACCCGTTTTTCCCATAACAAATCGCCCTACAAGACCTGCCTCTGGATCACCTTCAAGCGTTACAGCCCCGACTGGAAGACCGCCCCCTGCTTCTTCTTTGAGATCACCGCCGACAGCTACCGCTACGGCATGGGCTTCTACAGCGCCTCACGGCAGACCATGGACAACCTGCGGCGCCTGATCGAGACAAAACCGGCCCGCTTCCGCGCAACCGTGGCCTGGCTTGCCCAACAGGATGCCTTTGAGCTGGCGGGGGACTGCTACAAGCGCCCCCTGAATGCTGCACTTCCACCTGATCTGCAGGCCTGGCATTGCCGCAAGAACATCTACTTGGTTTGTAACCGGGAGGTTGACGGGCTGTTGTTTTCGAAGGGGCTTTCTGATGAGTTGGCTAAAGGGTTCCGCCAGTTGCAACCGTTGTATGAACTGTTCTGGCAGATGGTGCAGCAGGGGGGATGA
- a CDS encoding sulfite exporter TauE/SafE family protein, with amino-acid sequence MLVQTLEIFLIAITAGVFGSMLGLGGGIIIVPVLTLLFGVPMRTAVAASTVSIIATSTGAAVAFLQDRLTNTRVAIWLEMGTATGALSGALIAGYLEQRFLYILFGLLLAYSGYNMFKSRKNELPEGVLPDRLSQKLQLQGSYVDRQLGKRIDYQVTGTLPGLIIMYFSGIAAGLLGIGAGIFKVPAMDQIMRIPFKASTATSNFMIGVTAASGAVVYFARGDVKPMITGPVVLGVLLGAVLGAKLMVRLKTSTIRKLFIPIIIYTAFEMIYRGLK; translated from the coding sequence ATGCTTGTACAGACGCTTGAAATTTTTCTGATCGCGATTACCGCCGGGGTATTCGGTTCCATGCTGGGGCTGGGGGGCGGCATCATCATTGTGCCGGTCCTGACGCTGCTGTTCGGGGTGCCGATGCGGACAGCGGTTGCCGCCTCAACGGTCTCGATCATTGCCACCTCCACCGGCGCGGCAGTGGCCTTTCTGCAGGACCGCCTGACCAACACCCGGGTTGCGATCTGGCTGGAAATGGGGACCGCCACCGGTGCCTTAAGCGGCGCACTGATTGCCGGTTACCTTGAACAACGCTTCCTGTATATCCTGTTCGGGCTGCTGCTGGCCTATTCCGGCTACAACATGTTCAAGAGCCGCAAGAACGAGCTGCCGGAAGGGGTGCTGCCGGACCGGCTCTCCCAAAAGCTGCAGCTGCAAGGTTCCTATGTCGACCGCCAGCTGGGCAAAAGGATCGACTATCAGGTGACCGGCACCCTGCCGGGGCTGATCATCATGTATTTTTCCGGCATCGCAGCAGGCCTGCTGGGGATCGGGGCCGGTATCTTCAAGGTTCCGGCCATGGACCAGATCATGCGGATACCGTTCAAGGCCTCCACCGCCACCTCAAACTTCATGATCGGCGTCACTGCCGCCTCCGGGGCCGTGGTCTACTTTGCCCGTGGCGATGTCAAGCCGATGATCACCGGGCCGGTGGTGTTGGGGGTGCTGCTGGGGGCGGTGCTGGGGGCCAAGCTGATGGTCAGGCTCAAGACCTCCACCATCCGCAAGCTGTTTATTCCGATCATCATCTACACCGCCTTTGAAATGATCTACCGGGGGCTGAAATGA